The proteins below come from a single Leptotrichia sp. oral taxon 223 genomic window:
- a CDS encoding DUF1439 domain-containing protein, producing the protein MKSKNSFLKTALLMLIMMFGIISCDFLANKTIRVPNSVIESKMKEKFPITKNFLVGKITVKNPKLSFKDNRIYLTTDYDASLLADRSEGVIELNSEIKFDEKTEQLYLVDMQVERILDKNGKDVVTTPAAKSMKAIIANYLETNPVYKYESDGKKKVKVKNMFIKNGKLFVQT; encoded by the coding sequence ATGAAAAGTAAAAATTCATTTTTAAAAACGGCGTTATTAATGCTAATAATGATGTTTGGAATAATTTCCTGCGATTTTTTGGCAAATAAGACAATTCGTGTGCCAAATTCGGTAATTGAATCAAAGATGAAGGAAAAATTTCCAATTACAAAAAACTTTTTGGTAGGGAAAATTACTGTAAAAAATCCTAAGCTTTCATTTAAGGATAACAGAATTTATCTTACAACTGATTATGACGCTTCACTGCTGGCAGACAGATCAGAGGGAGTTATTGAACTAAATAGCGAAATTAAGTTTGATGAAAAGACGGAGCAGCTTTATCTGGTAGATATGCAAGTGGAGAGAATACTGGATAAAAATGGAAAAGATGTTGTGACAACGCCTGCTGCGAAATCAATGAAGGCGATAATAGCAAATTATCTTGAAACAAATCCAGTTTATAAATATGAGTCAGATGGCAAGAAAAAAGTTAAAGTAAAAAATATGTTTATAAAAAATGGGAAGTTGTTTGTTCAAACTTAA
- a CDS encoding DEAD/DEAH box helicase: MEKLFDKLSKLTSLSIVDRGIRYFNKKKAELTTLIKTGDKITVESRVTGNYGNAYDVDITYFAGNRQQDESIVYECTCPNFSDTGKPCKHIIATGIAADKEIEVGNIYFKENREFKREKDREKINSYVTIAEDEEYDEIFKEAKKSFEKEEKNIYKEIEEEEINKFREKLMDLKNRLDKNEIPDSEKNEYRLELEINQVIPSVLALRMKAGEKSLHYVKDLESFISSIGEKESYEVTPRNIYNPDLHYFNETDKKIIKNLDDYFKKKQGFGMHFNSYYGKPQGEPMNPLLAEQIFSAVENKKTIRSEGKTLYVTGEYEPIFAFQKDKRGREKIILRDFIVLSSTSRYFSLRNGISNIEKFHKMSDVEWEIMNTLTDGTRSGTEYLNEISGKFVNEIKEMLSKYEIPVAKITEEYGKVNIFVEEGYGKNKLQVTISCLEESIKTDDGYFIPKKNEKLQKEISENFQKYADAKLIENHWHWEHEFYNMPKQLKSADIVLEIDKNEFLVMADIIDEKYSENVNINVNDKIRKIRRVGVEINIKSVGNELFSVNFNIEGIDEKDVETVLEAVRNEDKFITLSSGELVKIANRSAEEMIGIADAISDLKIGENRISKIKALQLAQVSSSINEELNEMEEFKQLFEKIKNRENKEPSNIKVKLFPYQKIGFNWLKNMYDIGFGGILADDMGLGKTLQAISLISEIQLENKDLFGIIIVPTSLLHNWKEEFYKFSDIKPILVEGTAEARREIVKKTEKGILITTYQTFRNDVKNYKNKKFDVAILDEAQNIKNVSSLVKKATNKLNSSVNFALTGTPIENSIMELWSIFDFILPGYLDNITKFRRKYRHSLHNPDSKKIFNLKNIVSPFILRRTKSEVLTELPEKVENNMIVELSEEQKKLYMAYVKKAKQELREFNKEENNNLKVLAILTKLRQICNSPQLFDENYTGEVAKIELLKELMPDILGNNHRMLIFSQFLGTLEEIKKELEKENVKYFYIDGSVKSKERMEISKKFNSGEGQAVLISLKAGGTGLNLVGADVVIHYDPWWNFAVENQASDRAHRIGQKKSVQVIKLITEGTIEEKIIKIQEKKRTLSENILEKNNKSDDKEAKEIFEMNEKELMELLSFGK; this comes from the coding sequence TTGGAGAAATTATTTGATAAATTAAGTAAATTAACTAGCTTATCTATCGTGGATAGGGGAATTAGATATTTTAATAAGAAAAAAGCAGAATTGACAACACTTATAAAAACTGGGGATAAAATAACGGTAGAATCACGGGTTACGGGAAATTATGGAAACGCTTATGATGTTGATATAACTTACTTTGCAGGTAATAGGCAACAGGATGAAAGCATAGTGTATGAATGTACCTGCCCAAATTTTTCTGATACAGGGAAACCATGTAAACATATTATTGCGACTGGAATAGCGGCGGATAAGGAAATTGAGGTTGGAAATATTTATTTTAAGGAAAATAGGGAATTTAAAAGGGAGAAAGATAGAGAAAAGATTAATAGTTATGTAACAATCGCAGAAGATGAAGAGTATGATGAAATTTTTAAAGAGGCTAAAAAATCTTTTGAAAAAGAAGAAAAAAATATCTATAAGGAAATTGAAGAGGAAGAAATTAATAAGTTTAGGGAAAAGCTGATGGACTTAAAGAACAGGCTTGATAAAAATGAAATTCCAGATTCAGAAAAAAATGAGTACAGGCTGGAACTGGAAATAAATCAAGTAATACCTTCAGTATTGGCTTTGAGAATGAAGGCAGGAGAAAAAAGCTTGCATTATGTAAAAGATTTGGAATCTTTTATCAGTTCAATAGGGGAAAAAGAATCTTATGAAGTTACACCGAGAAATATTTACAATCCAGATTTGCATTATTTTAATGAAACAGATAAAAAAATAATAAAGAATCTGGACGATTATTTTAAGAAAAAACAGGGATTTGGAATGCATTTTAATAGTTATTATGGAAAGCCGCAAGGCGAGCCGATGAATCCATTGCTGGCAGAACAGATATTTTCAGCTGTAGAAAATAAAAAAACAATAAGATCTGAAGGCAAGACGCTTTATGTTACAGGGGAATATGAGCCGATATTTGCATTTCAAAAGGATAAACGTGGAAGAGAAAAAATAATTCTAAGGGATTTTATAGTTTTGTCATCTACAAGCCGTTATTTTAGCTTGAGAAACGGCATATCAAATATTGAGAAATTTCATAAAATGAGTGATGTGGAATGGGAGATAATGAATACTCTTACAGATGGAACTAGGAGCGGAACAGAATATCTGAATGAAATATCAGGAAAATTTGTTAATGAAATAAAAGAAATGCTTTCAAAATATGAAATTCCAGTTGCTAAAATTACAGAAGAGTATGGAAAAGTAAATATTTTTGTAGAAGAAGGGTATGGTAAAAATAAACTTCAAGTAACGATTTCCTGCCTTGAGGAAAGCATTAAGACTGATGATGGCTATTTTATTCCGAAAAAAAATGAAAAGTTGCAAAAAGAAATTTCTGAAAATTTTCAAAAATATGCAGATGCAAAGCTTATTGAGAATCACTGGCATTGGGAACATGAATTTTATAATATGCCAAAACAACTTAAATCAGCTGATATTGTACTGGAAATTGACAAAAATGAATTTCTTGTGATGGCGGATATTATTGATGAAAAATATTCTGAAAATGTGAATATTAATGTGAATGATAAGATAAGAAAAATCCGCAGAGTTGGCGTGGAAATCAATATAAAATCTGTTGGAAATGAACTTTTTAGCGTAAATTTCAATATTGAAGGAATTGATGAAAAAGATGTGGAAACAGTTCTGGAAGCAGTGAGGAATGAAGATAAATTCATTACGCTGTCAAGCGGGGAACTTGTGAAAATTGCCAACAGGAGCGCTGAAGAGATGATTGGGATTGCTGATGCAATTTCAGATTTGAAAATTGGAGAAAATAGAATTTCCAAGATAAAAGCCTTGCAGCTGGCACAAGTTTCTAGCAGTATTAATGAGGAACTAAATGAAATGGAGGAATTTAAGCAGCTATTTGAAAAAATAAAAAATCGTGAAAACAAGGAGCCGTCAAATATAAAGGTAAAACTATTTCCTTATCAGAAAATTGGGTTTAACTGGCTAAAAAATATGTATGATATTGGCTTTGGCGGAATTTTGGCAGATGATATGGGACTTGGGAAAACTTTACAGGCGATTTCGCTTATTTCGGAAATTCAGCTGGAAAATAAGGATTTGTTTGGAATAATTATTGTTCCAACTTCACTTCTGCACAACTGGAAGGAAGAATTTTATAAATTTTCGGATATAAAGCCAATACTTGTTGAAGGAACGGCTGAGGCAAGAAGAGAAATAGTGAAAAAAACAGAAAAAGGGATTCTAATAACGACATATCAGACTTTCAGAAATGATGTGAAAAATTATAAAAATAAAAAATTCGATGTGGCAATACTGGATGAGGCGCAAAATATTAAAAATGTATCATCACTTGTAAAAAAAGCAACAAATAAATTAAACAGTTCCGTAAATTTCGCCCTTACAGGAACTCCAATCGAAAACAGCATAATGGAACTCTGGTCAATCTTTGACTTTATCTTGCCTGGCTATCTTGATAACATAACAAAATTCAGAAGAAAATACAGACATTCATTACACAATCCAGATTCAAAAAAAATATTTAACCTAAAAAATATAGTTTCCCCGTTTATTTTGCGAAGAACAAAAAGCGAGGTATTAACGGAACTGCCTGAAAAAGTGGAAAACAACATGATTGTCGAATTAAGCGAAGAGCAGAAGAAATTATACATGGCATACGTCAAAAAGGCAAAACAGGAACTTAGAGAATTTAACAAGGAAGAAAACAATAATTTAAAAGTGCTGGCAATTTTGACAAAATTACGTCAAATTTGTAATTCTCCACAATTATTTGATGAAAATTACACAGGTGAGGTTGCTAAAATTGAGCTGTTAAAGGAACTAATGCCAGATATTTTGGGAAATAATCACAGAATGCTCATATTTTCGCAATTTTTAGGAACGCTGGAAGAAATAAAGAAAGAACTGGAAAAGGAAAATGTCAAATATTTTTATATTGACGGAAGTGTAAAATCCAAAGAACGTATGGAAATTTCCAAAAAATTTAATTCAGGTGAAGGGCAGGCTGTTCTGATTTCGTTAAAAGCTGGAGGAACAGGATTAAATCTGGTTGGAGCGGATGTTGTAATCCATTACGATCCATGGTGGAATTTTGCTGTGGAAAATCAAGCAAGTGATAGGGCCCACAGAATTGGACAGAAAAAAAGCGTCCAAGTCATAAAACTGATAACAGAAGGCACAATTGAGGAAAAAATAATAAAAATTCAGGAAAAGAAACGAACCTTAAGTGAAAATATTTTGGAAAAAAACAATAAAAGTGATGATAAAGAAGCAAAAGAAATTTTTGAGATGAATGAGAAGGAATTGATGGAGCTTTTGAGTTTTGGTAAATAA
- a CDS encoding GNAT family N-acetyltransferase, translated as MKVVEWDRKENISKILIDLLEIDPKFSFDKEKDDIFFLYNNGELCGYVILILNNIAQLKKIFILPKLRNNGYGTFFLKYIINWITNKNFDSLIITNHKKMNNFLEKQRFIKTEDGYILNNLTETKRQKKNMLSISKFAICVNIVLALLKIMAGKIFYSMSLLSDGLNSLSDLITNVLVIVGLKVGSNPEDKEHPFGHGKIEPVFSVIIGTFIMITAFELIKDNFSKLISFNSENNVNITFIPIIITVLAILIKIFQLAFMQKKAKKYNNALINSLLADYKTDIVISTSVLIGLTLSKIHPAFDTIVGFIVSMYIIKSGYELIKENSLILLDSQDDALIEKIRSEILQFEEIENAHDFRMTTSGKDIYMFVDVRMDKNKTIEEAHDITNKISKKIKHKYKNIKRLLIHIEPVYEDD; from the coding sequence ATGAAAGTAGTTGAATGGGATAGAAAGGAGAATATAAGTAAAATTTTAATAGATTTATTGGAGATAGATCCGAAATTTTCTTTTGATAAAGAGAAGGATGATATATTTTTTTTATATAATAATGGAGAGTTGTGTGGATATGTAATTCTTATTTTAAACAATATTGCCCAATTGAAAAAAATATTTATTTTACCAAAATTAAGAAATAATGGATATGGAACATTTTTTTTAAAATATATAATTAATTGGATTACAAATAAAAATTTTGATTCACTAATCATAACTAATCATAAAAAAATGAACAATTTCCTTGAAAAACAGCGATTTATAAAAACAGAGGACGGATATATATTAAATAATCTGACAGAAACTAAAAGACAGAAAAAAAATATGCTATCTATTTCCAAGTTTGCAATTTGTGTAAATATTGTTCTTGCTTTATTAAAAATTATGGCTGGGAAAATTTTTTACAGTATGTCATTGCTTTCCGATGGATTAAATTCACTTTCTGACTTAATTACCAATGTATTGGTTATAGTGGGGCTAAAGGTTGGAAGTAATCCCGAAGATAAGGAGCATCCGTTTGGGCATGGAAAGATAGAGCCGGTTTTTAGCGTGATAATTGGTACATTTATAATGATAACGGCTTTTGAACTTATAAAAGATAATTTTTCAAAATTAATTTCCTTTAACAGTGAAAATAATGTAAATATCACATTCATTCCAATAATTATAACTGTTCTGGCAATACTGATAAAAATTTTTCAGTTGGCTTTTATGCAAAAGAAAGCAAAAAAATATAATAATGCTTTGATAAATTCACTTCTTGCAGATTACAAGACAGATATTGTAATATCAACTTCTGTTTTGATTGGGCTTACTCTATCAAAGATTCATCCTGCATTTGATACAATTGTAGGATTTATTGTGTCGATGTATATTATAAAGAGCGGTTATGAACTGATAAAGGAAAATTCTTTGATATTGCTGGATTCACAAGATGATGCCCTGATTGAAAAAATTCGTTCAGAAATATTACAATTTGAAGAAATTGAAAATGCACACGATTTTCGCATGACTACTTCTGGAAAAGACATTTATATGTTTGTGGATGTACGAATGGATAAAAATAAGACGATTGAAGAAGCACACGATATTACAAATAAAATTTCAAAAAAAATTAAGCATAAATATAAAAATATAAAAAGGCTTTTGATTCATATAGAGCCTGTTTATGAAGATGATTAA